A single Lactuca sativa cultivar Salinas chromosome 8, Lsat_Salinas_v11, whole genome shotgun sequence DNA region contains:
- the LOC111893645 gene encoding uncharacterized protein LOC111893645: MKQTGVQLAPIDEQKPITPQQQHEIIVPSQSRPPQPNLPASDLLTGSREVYIDIGVPLYEAAIKGDWKAAEAILEKDPKLVRSSITENHETALHVAASAIRTKQLQEFVENLVDKMDEKDLELQNNSSNTALCLAAAAGNVEMVKIMVNKNKKLLSIPGSQAMMPLYMAALFGQRDMVKYLYDKSKNLSDDGWTPQNRGWLLLKCVEADLFDIALKIVQDRPELASNGNVLGVLARKPDAFIETKTNVIWRKINSCFASIGLKMGAPEKENEALQLLRIIWKDIAKKPKNQIDDIIRGPPDPIKQDDKLHLGKEDQALQLLKLISENIVKMPIEIQKLVGSGGGTTSKPITRMPSMVNVKRTYSSRILFLAAEMGNTKFVVELIRQYPDLIWKVNDNNQSVFHIAVKHRHEGIYNLLYEIGSMKDLITPLKDQNENNMLHLVGKSAKRKRLQDVSGVALQMQRELLWFKEVEAMIPPSYRERKNKDGLTPHELFTKEHKDLVSQGEKWMKGTASQCMVVAALIATIVFAAAFTVPGGYNQSDGIPIFHTTPTFIVFVVTDAISLFSSTASILMFLSILTSRYAERDFLESLPKKLMLGLTSLFLSITSMTIAFSVSFFVLYRKGLIWVPIVIGFLAVMPVFLFAWLQYPLLADVIHSTYGSRYLFRPRKLILYYKNPRH, encoded by the exons ATGAAGCAAACAGGTGTGCAATTAGCCCCAATCGATGAACAGAAGCCCATAACTCCACAGCAGCAGCACGAAATCATCGTTCCTTCTCAATCAAGGCCACCACAACCGAATCTACCTGCTTCTGATCTCCTAACAG GAAGCAGAGAAGTTTACATAGACATTGGTGTCCCTCTATACGAAGCAGCCATTAAAGGCGATTGGAAAGCTGCTGAAGCGATTCTTGAAAAAGATCCAAAGTTAGTACGATCAAGTATCACTGAAAATCACGAAACAGCCCTCCATGTTGCAGCATCAGCAATAAGAACAAAACAGTTGCaagaatttgtggaaaatttAGTGGATAAGATGGATGAAAAGGACTTAGAACTTCAAAACAATAGTTCCAATACTGCCCTTTGTTTAGCAGCTGCAGCTGGAAATGTTGAAATGGTTAAGATTATGGTGAACAAGAACAAAAAGTTGCTTTCAATCCCTGGTAGTCAAGCAATGATGCCTCTTTATATGGCTGCTTTATTTGGTCAACGTGACATGGTGAAGTATCTCTATGATAAATCTAAAAACTTGAGTGATGATGGTTGGACACCTCAAAATCGTGGGTGGCTTCTTCTTAAATGTGTTGAGGCTGATCTCTTTG ATATCGCATTAAAGATAGTGCAAGATCGCCCTGAGCTTGCTAGTAATGGGAATGTACTTGGAGTTTTGGCTCGAAAGCCGGATGCATTTATTGAAACAAAGACTAATGTAATATGGAGAAAAATCAATTCAT GTTTTGCTTCCATTGGTTTAAAAATGGGAGCTCCCGAAAAGGAAAACGAAGCATTACAATTACTAAGAATCATTTGGAAAGATATTGCGAAGAAGCCAAAGAATCAAATAGATGACATCATCCGGGGCCCACCCGATCCAATCAAGCAAGATGACAAGCTACATTTGGGAAAGGAAGATCAAGCTCTACAACTACTAAAACTCATATCCGAAAATATTGTCAAAATGCCAATTGAAATCCAAAAATTAGTTGGAAGTGGTGGTGGGACCACATCAAAACCAATAACAAGGATGCCATCAATGGTGAATGTTAAAAGAACTTATTCTTCTAGAATACTGTTTCTTGCTGCAGAAATGGGCAACACTAAATTTGTGGTTGAGCTTATTAGGCAATACCCTGATTTGATATGGAAAGTGAATGATAACAATCAAAGTGTGTTTCATATTGCTGTGAAACATCGTCATGAGGGTATATACAATTTATTGTATGAGATTGGGTCAATGAAGGATTTGATAACTCCTTTGAAAGATCAAAATGAAAATAATATGTTGCATTTAGTTGGGAAGAGTGCAAAGAGAAAACGTCTTCAAGATGTTTCGGGAGTTGCTTTACAAATGCAACGTGAATTGTTGTGGTTCAAG GAAGTAGAAGCCATGATCCCTCCATCTTACAGAGAACGTAAGAACAAAGACGGTTTAACACCACACGAATTATTCACAAAAGAACACAAAGACCTCGTTTCACAAGGTGAGAAATGGATGAAAGGAACCGCTAGTCAATGTATGGTCGTTGCAGCACTCATAGCCACCATAGTATTCGCCGCCGCTTTTACAGTGCCAGGTGGATACAACCAATCCGATGGTATCCCAATCTTCCACACAACACCAACCTTCATAGTTTTCGTAGTAACAGACGCCATTTCCTTATTCTCATCCACAGCTTCAATTCTCATGTTTTTATCCATCCTCACGTCTCGTTATGCCGAACGCGATTTCTTAGAGTCGTTGCCTAAAAAACTCATGTTGGGGTTAACATCGCTTTTTTTGTCGATTACGAGTATGACGATTGCGTTTAGTGTTAGTTTTTTTGTGCTTTATCGGAAGGGGTTGATTTGGGTGCCGATTGTGATTGGGTTTTTAGCGGTTATGCCGGTGTTTTTGTTTGCTTGGTTGCAGTATCCGCTTTTGGCGGATGTGATTCATTCGACGTATGGGTCTAGGTATTTGTTTAGACCTAGGAAGCTTATTTTGTACTATAAAAATCCTAGGCATTGA